A stretch of the Paenibacillus dendritiformis genome encodes the following:
- a CDS encoding nucleoside 2-deoxyribosyltransferase, with the protein MSVAKEAGTKKLFLAGPFKSLVDTKTGTMQEQEKRKLIQLISFFEARNYDVHNAHKREGWGKDFMTPDQCTAIDFEEIRACDLFVAFPGCPASPGTHIEIGWASAFGKPIILLLEEGMEYAFLIRGLGQVANVTYLYYREEQDYLSELERMFVIS; encoded by the coding sequence ATGAGTGTCGCGAAGGAAGCGGGTACGAAGAAGCTGTTTTTGGCAGGGCCATTCAAGAGCTTGGTAGACACGAAAACAGGCACCATGCAGGAGCAGGAAAAACGCAAGCTGATTCAGCTTATCTCTTTTTTTGAAGCGAGAAATTATGATGTTCACAATGCCCATAAACGCGAGGGCTGGGGAAAAGATTTCATGACGCCCGATCAGTGCACGGCCATCGATTTCGAAGAAATACGCGCCTGCGATCTGTTCGTCGCCTTTCCCGGCTGCCCGGCTTCTCCGGGGACGCACATCGAGATAGGGTGGGCCTCCGCTTTCGGCAAACCGATCATTTTGCTGCTGGAGGAGGGGATGGAATACGCCTTCCTTATTCGGGGGTTAGGTCAGGTGGCCAATGTGACGTACCTCTACTATCGGGAGGAACAAGACTATCTGTCGGAATTGGAGCGGATGTTCGTCATTTCATAG
- a CDS encoding nitrite/sulfite reductase: MAYEPVWMQEPSKLNKFEFVKIEKDGLDVIRDIIETYAVQGYESIPEDDKNWFKWAGVYEQKPKDGHFMMRIRIPSGLLKAAQARALAEIARLYGRGLIDVTTRQAVQYHWLRVEHMPDIFKRLEAVGLYSYEACGDCPRTIVGNPLAGIDPDEVMDTTELVNEVNDFFLLNRDFSNLPRKYKMSISSNIYNNAHAEINDLAFTPATKLIDGQEVIGFHAWVGGGLSAKPHLAQQLELFIRPEEVLKVAVGVTTLFRDYGFREKRHQARLKYLIAAWGIEKFQAHLEELIGKLPSRGEDRIVGWQAAYFDGVHPQKQPGLYYIGLNVPVGRLDADELEQLADAAERYGDGSLRTTMSQNIILTGIPEQALDTVLALPVLGRLTPYPRPFMSRTVSCTGNEFCNLAIVETKERARRVAQYLDDHVGDLNDKVRIHFIGCPNSCGQKHVADIGLQGSLIKTEQGMVDAFDIAVGGILGPGARFNTALKGRVRGDDVPYVLEQLLRYYKQERNGQESFHAFFLRVGAEAFQAKLTEVLASPALTS; this comes from the coding sequence ATGGCGTATGAACCGGTATGGATGCAGGAACCATCGAAGCTGAACAAGTTTGAATTTGTTAAGATCGAAAAGGACGGACTGGACGTCATCCGCGACATTATTGAAACCTATGCGGTGCAGGGCTACGAGTCCATACCGGAGGATGACAAAAACTGGTTTAAATGGGCCGGCGTCTACGAGCAAAAGCCGAAGGACGGCCATTTCATGATGCGCATCCGCATCCCTTCCGGCCTATTGAAGGCGGCCCAAGCCCGGGCCTTGGCCGAGATCGCCAGACTGTACGGACGCGGGCTGATCGATGTGACCACGCGTCAGGCCGTACAGTACCATTGGCTGCGCGTCGAGCATATGCCAGACATTTTCAAGCGGCTGGAAGCGGTCGGCTTGTACTCCTATGAAGCTTGCGGCGATTGTCCGCGCACGATTGTCGGCAACCCGCTTGCAGGCATTGACCCGGATGAGGTAATGGACACGACCGAATTAGTTAATGAGGTGAATGATTTCTTCCTGCTGAACCGGGATTTCTCGAACCTGCCGCGCAAGTACAAAATGTCCATTTCATCCAACATCTATAACAACGCGCATGCGGAGATCAACGATCTCGCCTTCACCCCGGCCACGAAGCTGATCGATGGACAGGAAGTGATCGGCTTCCACGCCTGGGTCGGCGGCGGATTGTCGGCGAAGCCGCACCTGGCGCAGCAGCTTGAGCTGTTCATCCGCCCGGAAGAGGTGCTCAAGGTCGCCGTCGGCGTCACGACCTTGTTCCGCGATTACGGCTTCCGCGAGAAGCGGCATCAAGCCCGCCTGAAGTACCTGATCGCGGCTTGGGGAATCGAGAAATTCCAAGCTCATCTGGAGGAGTTGATCGGCAAGCTGCCTTCCCGGGGCGAAGACCGGATTGTCGGCTGGCAAGCCGCCTATTTCGATGGCGTCCACCCGCAGAAGCAGCCGGGTCTATACTACATCGGCCTGAACGTTCCCGTCGGCCGGTTAGATGCGGATGAGCTCGAGCAGCTCGCGGACGCTGCGGAACGGTATGGCGACGGCTCGCTGCGCACGACGATGTCGCAGAATATCATCCTGACCGGCATTCCGGAGCAAGCGCTGGATACGGTGCTGGCGCTGCCGGTGCTCGGGCGCCTGACTCCGTATCCGCGGCCGTTCATGAGCCGCACCGTCTCCTGCACGGGCAACGAGTTCTGCAACCTCGCCATCGTCGAGACGAAGGAAAGGGCGCGGCGCGTAGCCCAATACTTGGACGATCATGTCGGCGATTTGAACGACAAAGTGCGGATTCATTTCATCGGCTGCCCGAACTCCTGCGGCCAGAAGCATGTCGCCGACATCGGCCTGCAAGGCTCGCTCATCAAGACCGAGCAGGGCATGGTCGACGCCTTCGATATCGCGGTAGGCGGCATCCTCGGTCCGGGCGCCCGCTTCAACACGGCGCTCAAGGGCCGGGTCCGGGGCGACGACGTGCCTTATGTCCTGGAACAGCTCCTCCGCTACTACAAGCAGGAGCGGAACGGACAGGAATCGTTCCACGCCTTCTTCCTCCGCGTCGGCGCGGAAGCCTTCCAGGCGAAGCTGACGGAAGTGCTCGCTTCCCCCGCACTCACGTCGTAA
- the thiE gene encoding thiamine phosphate synthase produces MRAYLPLYLVIGSVNCRMDPVQVAEEALAGGVSVLQYREKGRGALTGDDRRRLGAELQAVCKGYGVPFIVNDDLELALELGADGIHIGQQDERADRVRSRIGGLMLGVSAHTVEEARLAVEEGADYLGIGPIYPTQSKEDALEAQGPSIIGDIRAAGIDVPLVGIGGITLANAGAVLEAGADGIAVISALTGADDIRGTAASFRRLGP; encoded by the coding sequence ATGCGCGCCTATCTGCCGCTGTACTTGGTCATCGGCAGCGTGAACTGCCGGATGGATCCGGTTCAGGTGGCCGAAGAAGCATTGGCGGGCGGCGTCTCGGTGCTGCAATACCGGGAGAAGGGGAGAGGCGCATTGACCGGCGACGACAGGAGGCGGCTGGGAGCCGAGCTGCAAGCGGTATGCAAGGGGTACGGCGTTCCGTTCATTGTGAACGACGACCTGGAGCTGGCCCTGGAGCTTGGCGCCGACGGCATCCATATCGGGCAGCAGGATGAGCGGGCCGACCGCGTGCGGTCCCGCATTGGCGGCCTGATGCTCGGCGTATCGGCGCACACGGTCGAGGAGGCGCGGCTGGCGGTGGAGGAGGGAGCGGATTATTTGGGCATCGGCCCCATTTACCCGACCCAATCGAAGGAAGATGCGCTGGAAGCGCAGGGTCCCTCTATCATCGGAGACATCCGGGCGGCGGGCATCGATGTGCCGCTCGTCGGCATCGGCGGGATAACGCTCGCGAACGCCGGAGCGGTCCTGGAAGCGGGCGCGGATGGCATCGCTGTCATCTCGGCGCTGACCGGGGCGGACGATATTCGGGGGACGGCGGCCAGCTTCCGCCGGTTGGGGCCGTAG
- the bcmE gene encoding thiamine pyridinylase, which yields MSKVKGFIYKPLMVMLALLLVVVSPAGAGAAHSDASSDITLKVAIYPYVPDPARFQAAVLDQWQRQEPGVKLEFTDWDSYSADPPDDLDVFVLDSIFLSHFVDAGYLLPFGSQDIDQAEDVLPFALQGAKRNGEVYGLPQILCTNLLFYRKGDLKIGQVDNIYELYKKIGTSHSEQIPPPQNKGLLINMAGGTTKASMYLEALIDVTGQYTEYDLLPPLDPLNDKVIRGLRLLINMAGEKPSQYVPEDGDAYVRASWFAQGSGRAFIGYSESMMRMGDYAEQVRFKPISSSAGQDIPLFYSDVVSVNSKTAHPELAKKLANVMASADTVEQALRPQADGQYPQYLLPARHQVYEALMQDYPIYSELAQIVNKPSNRVFRLGPEVRTWLKDAKQVLPEALGLTDVSSLAS from the coding sequence ATGTCAAAGGTAAAAGGCTTCATTTACAAACCACTGATGGTGATGCTGGCGTTGCTGCTCGTCGTTGTCAGTCCGGCCGGAGCCGGGGCGGCCCATTCCGATGCGTCTTCGGATATTACGCTGAAGGTGGCGATCTACCCGTACGTTCCGGATCCTGCCCGTTTCCAGGCGGCCGTTCTTGATCAGTGGCAGCGGCAGGAGCCTGGCGTCAAGCTGGAGTTTACGGACTGGGATTCCTACTCCGCGGATCCGCCGGACGATTTGGATGTGTTCGTCCTGGATTCGATTTTTTTAAGCCATTTTGTCGATGCGGGGTATCTCCTGCCCTTCGGCAGCCAAGATATCGACCAGGCGGAGGATGTGCTCCCTTTTGCTCTTCAAGGGGCGAAGCGCAACGGCGAGGTCTACGGTCTGCCGCAAATTTTATGCACGAACCTGCTTTTTTACCGTAAAGGCGATTTGAAGATAGGGCAAGTCGACAATATTTATGAACTGTACAAAAAAATAGGAACCAGCCACTCCGAGCAGATTCCGCCTCCCCAGAATAAGGGTTTGCTAATTAATATGGCCGGCGGGACGACGAAGGCAAGCATGTATTTGGAGGCGCTTATCGATGTGACCGGCCAGTATACGGAATATGACCTTCTTCCGCCGCTGGATCCCCTAAATGACAAGGTCATTCGCGGCTTGCGCCTGTTAATCAATATGGCGGGGGAGAAGCCGTCGCAGTATGTTCCCGAGGATGGCGACGCTTATGTAAGGGCGTCGTGGTTCGCGCAAGGGAGCGGCAGAGCCTTCATCGGCTACAGCGAGTCGATGATGCGCATGGGCGACTATGCGGAACAAGTCCGGTTCAAGCCGATTTCCTCGTCAGCCGGGCAGGACATTCCTCTGTTCTACAGCGATGTCGTGAGCGTGAACTCCAAGACGGCCCATCCGGAGCTGGCCAAAAAACTGGCGAATGTCATGGCTTCCGCGGATACGGTGGAGCAAGCTCTGCGCCCGCAGGCCGACGGCCAATATCCTCAGTATCTGTTGCCTGCGCGGCATCAGGTCTACGAAGCATTGATGCAGGATTATCCGATTTATTCCGAATTGGCCCAGATCGTGAACAAGCCGTCAAACCGGGTGTTCCGGCTCGGACCTGAAGTCCGGACATGGCTAAAAGACGCCAAGCAAGTCTTGCCCGAAGCGCTCGGCTTGACGGATGTATCGAGCCTGGCGAGCTAA
- a CDS encoding thymidylate synthase, producing MRFDRFHEAYLATLDAVRSQPQFRNAPRGHQSRERLNYQFALANPVERVCYLASRRTNIVFNFAEALWYLSARDDLDFIGYYNRKMREYSMNGQTLTGTAYGPKIFRFGTGQVNQWQRITHLLGRDDPDSKRAFMQIFDANEELGTDNIDVSCTLGLQLFVREEKLYAIAYMRANDAFRGMVSDVFSFTFMQELLARELGLELGDYYHVVGSVHIYQPDDEAVERVLAEAATGIQRPIDEFPVMPSGNPWPYLETVLEYESLLREDRITLSGPDIEALDLPAYWQQVLLLFSFYQSIAYRRPADASVLRALCPLYQRLLHYKWPHQAALPLFEHQQQK from the coding sequence GTGCGATTCGACCGGTTTCACGAAGCTTACCTGGCTACGCTGGACGCTGTCCGCAGCCAGCCGCAGTTCCGCAATGCCCCGCGAGGCCATCAGAGCCGCGAACGGCTGAATTATCAATTCGCCCTTGCGAATCCCGTAGAGCGTGTTTGTTATTTGGCGAGCCGCCGCACGAATATCGTATTTAATTTTGCCGAGGCGCTGTGGTACTTGTCTGCCAGGGACGATCTGGACTTTATCGGCTACTACAATCGAAAAATGAGAGAGTACTCGATGAACGGCCAGACGCTTACCGGAACGGCATACGGGCCTAAAATATTCCGCTTCGGAACCGGCCAGGTGAATCAATGGCAGCGAATTACGCACTTGCTGGGCCGGGATGATCCCGATTCCAAGCGGGCGTTCATGCAAATTTTCGACGCCAACGAGGAACTCGGCACCGACAATATCGATGTATCCTGCACGTTGGGGCTGCAATTATTCGTGCGGGAGGAGAAGCTGTATGCGATCGCCTATATGCGTGCGAACGATGCGTTCCGGGGAATGGTCAGCGATGTGTTCTCGTTCACGTTCATGCAGGAGCTGCTCGCGAGAGAATTGGGGCTCGAACTGGGCGATTACTATCATGTTGTCGGTTCGGTACATATCTATCAGCCGGATGACGAGGCGGTGGAGAGAGTCTTGGCTGAAGCCGCAACCGGCATACAGAGGCCGATAGACGAATTTCCTGTCATGCCTTCCGGCAATCCTTGGCCATATCTGGAGACGGTCCTGGAATACGAATCGCTCTTGAGAGAAGACCGCATCACGTTGTCGGGTCCGGACATCGAGGCGCTGGATCTGCCTGCTTACTGGCAGCAGGTGCTGCTGCTGTTCAGCTTCTACCAGTCTATCGCATACCGGAGACCGGCGGATGCTTCCGTGCTCCGTGCGTTGTGTCCGCTCTATCAGCGGCTGCTTCACTACAAATGGCCGCATCAGGCGGCGCTGCCGCTTTTCGAGCATCAACAACAGAAATAG
- the thiD gene encoding bifunctional hydroxymethylpyrimidine kinase/phosphomethylpyrimidine kinase — translation MTIYKALTIAGSDSGGGAGIQADIKTFQELGVFGMSAIAAITIQNTLGVSGVYSIPTEAVIGQMDAIGSDLVPDAVKTGMLFNKEIITAVADRIVHFGWKAVVVDPVMIAKGGSELLQKEAVEALKELLLPHALVVTPNIPEAEALTGMPIRTMQDRREAAKRLSECGPAYVVIKGGHSEGEERVTDLLYDGAQFTELHGKRVHTRHTHGTGCTFSAAMAAELAKGSSVADAVATARAFIQAALEETLGIGQGHGPTNHWAYGRRKAVRL, via the coding sequence ATGACCATCTACAAGGCACTGACGATTGCCGGCTCGGACAGCGGCGGGGGAGCCGGGATTCAGGCTGACATCAAGACGTTCCAGGAACTCGGCGTATTCGGGATGTCGGCGATTGCGGCCATCACCATCCAGAATACGTTGGGTGTATCCGGGGTGTATTCGATTCCGACGGAGGCGGTTATCGGGCAAATGGATGCGATCGGTTCCGATCTCGTTCCGGACGCCGTCAAGACAGGCATGTTGTTCAATAAGGAGATTATTACGGCGGTGGCCGACCGCATCGTGCATTTCGGCTGGAAGGCCGTCGTGGTCGATCCGGTGATGATTGCCAAGGGCGGATCGGAGCTGCTGCAAAAGGAAGCGGTCGAAGCGTTGAAGGAACTTCTCCTTCCGCACGCACTCGTCGTCACCCCCAATATCCCCGAAGCCGAGGCGCTGACGGGCATGCCGATTCGAACGATGCAGGATCGGCGGGAAGCGGCCAAGCGGCTCAGCGAATGCGGTCCCGCATATGTCGTTATCAAAGGCGGTCACAGCGAAGGGGAAGAGCGTGTGACGGATCTGCTCTATGACGGTGCGCAGTTCACGGAGCTGCACGGGAAGCGGGTGCATACCCGCCATACGCACGGGACGGGATGCACCTTCTCCGCCGCCATGGCGGCAGAACTGGCCAAGGGCTCATCCGTCGCCGATGCCGTCGCAACCGCCCGCGCGTTCATCCAGGCGGCGCTGGAGGAGACGCTTGGCATCGGTCAAGGCCATGGGCCGACCAACCACTGGGCTTACGGCCGCAGAAAGGCGGTGCGTTTATGA
- a CDS encoding HAD family hydrolase codes for MVQLSAGDRSAQVRGILFDKDGTLLQFMSLWGWWAEKVLQDLEQELKKEGGSLPEQPGYILGVIIEEDGSIRRHDRQGALAMGSPSQMIGIATYLLHRTGVAWNDALRRVTAVFEKANEQVLEQATIVPITGTVAFLERCKALGLTLAVVTADDQGPSEQHLEKMGIRHYFDAVIGDDCVERGKPFPDMVELACREIGLKPEEVAVIGDSVGDMEMGRSAGVALNIFIDEERVFAEAPAAADAIVRAYDEIGLES; via the coding sequence ATGGTTCAGTTGAGCGCCGGAGATCGCAGCGCCCAGGTTCGCGGCATTCTGTTCGACAAGGACGGCACGCTGCTGCAATTTATGAGCTTGTGGGGCTGGTGGGCCGAGAAGGTGCTTCAGGACTTGGAGCAGGAGCTGAAAAAAGAGGGCGGCTCCCTGCCGGAGCAGCCTGGATATATATTAGGGGTTATTATCGAAGAGGATGGTTCGATTCGGAGGCATGACCGTCAGGGAGCGCTCGCGATGGGCTCTCCGTCGCAAATGATCGGCATCGCGACGTATTTGCTGCATCGGACGGGGGTAGCGTGGAATGATGCGTTGCGGCGCGTTACCGCCGTCTTCGAGAAGGCGAACGAGCAGGTGCTCGAGCAAGCCACTATCGTGCCGATTACCGGCACCGTCGCCTTTCTGGAGCGCTGCAAGGCGTTAGGGCTGACGTTGGCCGTCGTCACTGCCGATGACCAGGGGCCGTCGGAGCAGCATCTGGAGAAGATGGGGATTCGGCATTATTTCGATGCGGTCATCGGTGACGATTGCGTCGAGCGAGGCAAGCCCTTCCCGGATATGGTCGAACTGGCCTGCCGCGAGATCGGCTTAAAGCCGGAGGAAGTGGCCGTGATCGGCGACTCGGTCGGCGACATGGAGATGGGGCGCAGCGCCGGCGTGGCGCTGAATATCTTTATCGATGAAGAGCGCGTTTTCGCTGAGGCGCCGGCCGCCGCGGATGCGATTGTTCGCGCTTACGATGAGATCGGGCTGGAATCATAG
- a CDS encoding class I SAM-dependent methyltransferase, with translation MQTSWKEQDVANQFEAYNDILEQTLGFRFVFDLLKTVPAGKRVLDYGCGPGKVAYRLAETADVQVVAVDESRHMLDIAMQKRSHPRVDYCRIEQDRLSFLEDNSVDGAMTCYVFINTSSQERIARIISEIHRVLAPGASYVILDTHPDSTGIDFSTFRNGVPGKAYGHGEARQEWLHLPNGEDMILHDFHWPKEMYRELLEDAGFRHIECLEPTLRDIPPDELRRIEQDNRFDQWKMERDYPPFLIYRAVKEA, from the coding sequence ATGCAGACGTCGTGGAAGGAACAGGACGTGGCGAATCAGTTCGAAGCGTATAACGACATTTTGGAGCAGACGTTGGGGTTCCGCTTCGTGTTCGATCTATTGAAGACCGTTCCCGCGGGCAAGCGGGTGCTGGATTATGGCTGCGGTCCCGGCAAAGTGGCTTACCGCTTGGCGGAAACGGCCGATGTCCAAGTGGTCGCCGTGGATGAATCGAGGCATATGCTCGATATCGCCATGCAGAAGCGCTCTCACCCCCGGGTCGACTACTGCCGCATCGAGCAGGATCGGTTATCGTTCCTGGAAGACAACTCGGTGGATGGCGCCATGACCTGTTATGTGTTCATTAATACGAGCAGCCAGGAGAGAATCGCGCGCATTATCAGCGAGATTCATCGGGTGCTGGCTCCGGGCGCTTCTTATGTCATCTTGGATACGCATCCGGATTCGACGGGGATTGATTTCTCGACATTCCGCAACGGGGTTCCGGGGAAAGCCTACGGGCATGGGGAAGCCCGGCAAGAATGGCTTCATCTTCCGAACGGCGAGGATATGATTCTCCATGATTTCCATTGGCCCAAGGAGATGTACCGCGAGCTTCTGGAGGATGCCGGCTTCCGGCATATCGAGTGTCTGGAGCCCACGTTGCGCGATATTCCGCCGGATGAGTTAAGAAGAATTGAGCAGGACAACCGGTTCGATCAATGGAAAATGGAGCGGGATTATCCGCCCTTCCTTATTTACCGGGCAGTCAAAGAGGCGTGA
- the thiM gene encoding hydroxyethylthiazole kinase, which translates to MMVHQVSALIDKLRQDRPLVHNMTNVVVTNFTANGLLALGASPVMAYAREEVADMAAIAGALVLNLGTLSEDTIESMIVAGQAANRHGVPVLLDPVGAGATRYRTASALRVLREVQVSLVRGNASELANLIGEQRVIKGVDAGDSAEDERVELAVRAARSLQSVVAITGPEDVITDGQAGYIVKGGHPLLAQVTGAGCLLTSVLGSFAAVERDMLLAGAAGLAFYAAAAYEAAARTEAAGPGSFQIALLDELSRLNRDSLKDHTEVRPFEPSVAKGGEAR; encoded by the coding sequence ATGATGGTACATCAAGTGTCCGCGCTGATCGACAAGCTGCGGCAAGATCGACCGCTCGTTCATAATATGACGAATGTGGTGGTAACGAATTTTACGGCGAACGGCTTGCTCGCGCTGGGGGCGTCGCCTGTCATGGCGTATGCGCGCGAGGAAGTGGCCGATATGGCGGCCATCGCCGGGGCGTTGGTGCTCAATCTGGGCACTCTCTCCGAGGATACGATAGAGTCGATGATCGTCGCCGGACAGGCGGCTAATCGCCATGGAGTCCCTGTGCTGCTCGATCCGGTCGGAGCGGGCGCGACGCGTTACCGGACGGCGTCCGCGCTGCGCGTGCTGCGCGAGGTTCAAGTGTCTCTTGTCCGCGGCAACGCCTCGGAATTAGCGAATTTGATTGGCGAACAGCGCGTTATCAAAGGCGTGGATGCAGGGGACTCGGCAGAAGACGAGCGGGTAGAGCTGGCGGTTCGAGCTGCCCGGAGCCTGCAGTCGGTCGTTGCCATTACGGGACCGGAGGATGTCATTACCGATGGACAGGCCGGCTATATCGTGAAGGGGGGGCATCCTCTGCTGGCGCAGGTCACGGGCGCGGGCTGCCTGCTGACGTCGGTGCTGGGGTCATTTGCCGCCGTGGAGCGGGATATGCTGCTGGCGGGAGCCGCGGGGCTTGCCTTCTACGCTGCGGCTGCGTACGAAGCGGCGGCGCGAACGGAAGCGGCCGGGCCGGGAAGCTTCCAGATTGCGCTGCTGGACGAGCTGTCCCGCTTGAACCGGGATTCGCTGAAGGATCATACGGAAGTGCGTCCGTTCGAGCCCTCTGTCGCAAAGGGAGGTGAAGCGCGATGA
- a CDS encoding HAD-IIA family hydrolase, translating to MLFDAFDVFLFDLDGVIYVGPEALPGAVEALERLRSGGKTIRFLTNNPCMTREQTAARLNRLGIEAAKDEVISSGWATACCLRERRAGSVYVLGDEHLERECRDAGLDIVDVNAAEAVVVGWSDDLTLRDIQSAVTRIANGAQFIATNADWSFPGPDGPMMAVGTAVEAIKMASGKTPYIVGKPYPYMFRQALQHVEDWSRAVMFGDTPDADIAGAHRIGISAVLISSGPYTGYSSARDYRKPDAIIPDLRSLWDEELRIERWIPPAFPWPDDIKPGVAGIVMDERGRVLLMKRADNGCWGLPSGHVERGESVEEAIVREIREETGLQVEVMRLVGLYSDPESQVFTYPDGAATQFVTACFRCETVGGALVRTGAETLDVNYFEAERLPDPILAMHPRWIADALAEESLCIFR from the coding sequence GTGTTATTCGATGCATTTGACGTATTCTTATTTGATTTGGACGGTGTCATCTATGTCGGACCCGAGGCTCTGCCCGGAGCGGTCGAAGCGCTGGAACGGCTGCGCTCCGGGGGGAAGACGATCAGATTCCTGACCAATAATCCCTGCATGACGCGGGAGCAGACGGCTGCCAGGCTGAACCGTCTTGGCATTGAGGCCGCGAAGGATGAAGTTATCTCCTCGGGCTGGGCAACGGCATGCTGCCTTCGGGAACGGCGGGCAGGGTCTGTCTATGTGCTCGGTGACGAGCATTTGGAGAGGGAATGCCGGGATGCCGGACTTGACATTGTGGACGTGAACGCTGCCGAGGCCGTCGTGGTCGGCTGGAGTGACGATCTGACGCTGCGGGATATCCAAAGCGCGGTGACGCGCATCGCGAATGGCGCCCAGTTCATCGCCACCAATGCCGATTGGAGCTTTCCGGGGCCAGATGGCCCGATGATGGCGGTCGGGACGGCCGTGGAAGCGATCAAGATGGCTTCGGGCAAGACGCCCTATATCGTAGGCAAGCCTTACCCTTATATGTTCCGGCAAGCGCTGCAGCATGTGGAGGACTGGTCACGGGCCGTCATGTTCGGGGACACGCCCGATGCGGATATCGCAGGCGCACACCGGATAGGCATCTCGGCTGTTCTTATATCCAGCGGGCCGTATACCGGATATTCGTCCGCCCGGGATTACCGCAAGCCGGATGCGATTATTCCCGATTTGCGCAGCCTGTGGGATGAAGAGCTGCGTATCGAGCGTTGGATCCCGCCGGCTTTTCCTTGGCCGGACGATATCAAGCCTGGAGTGGCGGGCATCGTCATGGACGAACGAGGCAGGGTTCTCCTGATGAAGCGGGCCGATAACGGCTGCTGGGGCCTCCCGTCGGGTCATGTGGAGCGGGGAGAAAGCGTAGAGGAGGCAATCGTGCGGGAAATCCGCGAAGAGACCGGATTGCAGGTGGAAGTCATGCGGTTGGTCGGCCTCTATTCCGATCCCGAGTCGCAAGTATTCACCTACCCGGATGGAGCAGCCACTCAGTTCGTGACGGCCTGCTTTCGCTGTGAGACGGTGGGAGGAGCGCTTGTCAGAACGGGGGCCGAGACGTTGGATGTGAACTATTTCGAGGCGGAGCGGCTGCCGGACCCTATACTCGCGATGCACCCCCGGTGGATCGCGGATGCCTTGGCGGAGGAATCGCTTTGCATTTTCCGTTAG